In Trifolium pratense cultivar HEN17-A07 linkage group LG7, ARS_RC_1.1, whole genome shotgun sequence, a genomic segment contains:
- the LOC123895551 gene encoding WAT1-related protein At4g08300-like gives MEDQNVNGKLSNGLLFRKLKPYLAILSLQFGYSGMYIITMVSFKHGMSHWILSVYRHVVAAIIITPFALVLERKIRPKMTLPIFLRIVALGFLEPVLDQNLYNMGMKMTSTTFASATVNVLPAITFIMALTFRLESVNWKKFHSVAKVIGTVITVSGAMVMTLYKGPAFQIIKGGGAIDHHGGAANDEPSDQNWVMGTVMLISSCCSWAGFFILQSFTLKKYPAELSLTAWICLMGIIEGSIASLIFERDMSVWIIGWDSRLLACVYSGVICSGMAYYVQGVVTRERGPVFVTSFSPLCMIITAALGSLVLAEQVHLGSIFGAILIVTGLYTVVWGKSKDRRESTKEIGKGEEQDQLPIKNGTKSESNILDVIEINVPAEKLKKGAAKNVPT, from the exons ATGGAGGACCAAAATGTTAATGGTAAATTAAGCAATGGATTATTATTTCGCAAGTTGAAACCATATCTTGCTATTTTGTCCCTTCAATTTGGTTACTCGGGGATGTACATCATTACTATGGTTTCTTTTAAACATGGTATGAGTCATTGGATTCTCTCCGTGTACCGTCATGTTGTTGCCGCAATCATAATAACACCTTTCGCCCTTGTTCTCGAAAG AAAAATAAGGCCAAAGATGACTCTCCCCATCTTCTTGAGGATAGTGGCACTAGGTTTCCTTGA GCCAGTGCTAGATCAAAATTTGTACAACATGGGAATGAAGATGACTTCAACAACGTTTGCATCTGCCACAGTTAATGTTCTTCCAGCCATTACTTTTATAATGGCACTCACTTTCAG GTTGGAGTCAGTGAATTGGAAAAAATTTCATAGCGTAGCCAAAGTAATTGGAACGGTTATAACCGTTTCAGGAGCTATGGTTATGACTTTATACAAAGGCCCCGCGTTTCAGATCATAAAGGGAGGGGGAGCCATTGACCACCACGGAGGTGCTGCCAATGACGAACCATCTGACCAAAATTGGGTGATGGGCACAGTAATGCTCATATCAAGTTGTTGCAGTTGGGCTGGATTCTTTATTTTGCAA TCATTCACTTTGAAGAAGTACCCAGCAGAGCTATCACTCACAGCTTGGATATGCTTGATGGGTATTATTGAGGGTTCAATTGCATCACTTATATTTGAAAGGGACATGAGTGTGTGGATCATAGGTTGGGACTCAAGGCTTCTTGCTTGTGTTTATTCT GGTGTGATATGCTCTGGAATGGCATATTATGTACAAGGAGTTGTAACTAGGGAACGTGGACCAGTATTTGTGACTTCTTTTAGTCCACTATGTATGATTATCACTGCTGCATTAGGTTCTCTTGTCTTGGCTGAACAAGTTCATCTTGGAAG TATATTTGGAGCTATTCTGATTGTAACTGGACTTTACACTGTGGTGTGGGGAAAAAGCAAAGATCGTCGTGAAAGCACAAAAGAAATAGGGAAAGGTGAAGAACAAGATCAATTGCCAATAAAGAATGGAacaaaatcagaatcaaacaTTTTGGATGTAATTGAGATTAATGTTCCAgctgaaaaattgaaaaaagggGCAGCAAAAAATGTTCCAACATAA